In one Streptomyces sp. T12 genomic region, the following are encoded:
- a CDS encoding SCO2525 family SAM-dependent methyltransferase yields the protein MTQRSSGGVQVKNADVPWDEAFDSIAYLDHNYRDLQEEDAEILQIIRDHFGDHFRKQGVGPVSGIDVGAGVNLYPALAMLPWCDEITLFERSSSNVEYLEGQVDSYGENWDKFWTALCRKKAYRSLDADPREKFRKVVKVEQGDIFELKRYEGRWSVGTMFFVAESMTTSPGEFALGVERFMRCLAPGAPFAAAFMAHSQGYHAGEHFFPACDVGESDVYASLERFARDFKVRPLKSSPRVREGYKGMIVAHGWRRNSDVDIPVN from the coding sequence ATGACCCAGAGATCGTCGGGGGGCGTCCAGGTGAAGAATGCCGATGTGCCATGGGACGAGGCATTCGACTCGATCGCCTACCTTGATCACAATTACCGCGACTTACAGGAAGAGGACGCGGAGATCCTGCAGATCATCCGGGATCATTTCGGCGATCATTTCCGGAAGCAGGGCGTCGGGCCGGTTTCCGGTATCGACGTGGGCGCCGGCGTCAATCTCTATCCCGCACTGGCCATGCTGCCGTGGTGCGACGAGATCACCCTCTTCGAGCGCTCCTCCTCGAATGTGGAGTACCTGGAAGGCCAGGTCGACTCCTACGGGGAGAACTGGGACAAGTTCTGGACCGCCCTGTGCCGGAAGAAGGCCTACCGCTCCCTTGACGCGGACCCGCGTGAGAAGTTCCGCAAGGTCGTCAAGGTCGAGCAGGGTGACATCTTCGAACTCAAGCGGTACGAGGGGCGTTGGTCCGTGGGGACCATGTTCTTCGTCGCCGAGTCGATGACGACCTCCCCCGGCGAGTTCGCGCTGGGTGTGGAGCGTTTCATGCGCTGCCTGGCCCCCGGTGCCCCGTTCGCCGCCGCTTTCATGGCGCATTCACAGGGTTATCACGCGGGTGAGCATTTCTTCCCCGCGTGCGACGTGGGAGAGTCTGACGTGTACGCGAGCCTGGAGCGGTTTGCGAGGGACTTCAAAGTCAGGCCGCTCAAATCCTCGCCGCGGGTGCGCGAGGGGTACAAGGGCATGATTGTCGCCCACGGTTGGCGCCGTAATTCGGACGTGGACATTCCGGTCAACTGA
- a CDS encoding SCO2524 family protein translates to MQIKPRQHLLDIWQAIARHSFDGGEWDWGEWGGVSSVADAERLLCLLYPATEIPAFRLDDPDTTQDDVQQALKKAGGRLDLPANIVTAAAEFMRTHTGEDKRPTFAGGYYFGSRDKTKELTEEQRRLGVVDSFSMSITLCLATLGFLKVYETRTRRSDIKETIAELRQATSNRLTAAMVSLLRSFIVNVFDTDSSQGRTLCELLGQGRLSQRQVLNKFQTRFRPLRAAINESVFLGIDVQEGLKDENQLFECGWAWTMVKDAPEVETTEPIGPQPEGVASAVPYLYFTVVALDGIQDLFSDRTLTLGLLNTEQQKLAEALRLRWELTQQYWSRIARFNDDRWPLEDIPWRTTGQKLESEYFSLSVAAILVHDLMRRRATDDDLTRTVGVMERLAERGRITSRMTREDPMVHQLHNVGVALPLQGSERIGPPMTWSMTDFSAQLLKRTVQLCTLSRNLASHDRLLRLAEDIFDHMWRRRIRDGEGVGLWDNIHAAYPDAEIHKRRVPVSWSITERVTEVMVQAHEMYRQPPIRSLELTELARALLSESAHLLGNEQMEPAPTDAGRHGMELRNIEVKLRRARSLVDEQPGTAYALTLDVLGQLDSLARAREAADRGV, encoded by the coding sequence ATGCAGATCAAGCCACGCCAGCATCTGCTGGACATCTGGCAGGCGATCGCTCGCCACTCTTTCGACGGGGGAGAGTGGGACTGGGGCGAATGGGGCGGAGTGAGCAGCGTTGCCGACGCCGAGCGGCTGCTCTGCCTGCTGTACCCCGCCACGGAGATCCCCGCGTTCCGGCTGGACGACCCGGACACCACACAGGACGACGTCCAGCAGGCCCTGAAGAAGGCCGGCGGACGGCTGGACCTGCCGGCCAACATCGTCACGGCCGCGGCCGAGTTCATGCGGACCCACACCGGCGAGGACAAGCGGCCCACGTTCGCCGGGGGTTACTACTTCGGGTCCCGGGACAAGACCAAGGAACTCACCGAGGAACAGCGCCGACTCGGCGTGGTCGACTCGTTCTCCATGTCGATCACCCTGTGCCTCGCCACGCTCGGCTTCCTCAAGGTCTACGAGACCAGGACCCGGCGCAGCGACATCAAGGAGACGATCGCCGAGCTGCGCCAGGCCACCAGCAACCGGCTCACCGCCGCCATGGTCAGCCTGCTGCGCTCCTTCATCGTCAACGTCTTCGACACCGACTCCTCCCAGGGCCGTACCCTGTGCGAACTCCTCGGCCAGGGGCGGCTGTCGCAGCGGCAGGTGCTGAACAAGTTCCAGACCCGCTTCCGTCCGCTGCGCGCGGCGATCAACGAGAGCGTGTTCCTCGGCATCGACGTCCAGGAAGGCCTCAAGGACGAGAACCAGCTCTTCGAGTGCGGCTGGGCGTGGACCATGGTCAAGGACGCCCCCGAGGTCGAGACCACTGAACCCATCGGGCCGCAGCCCGAGGGTGTCGCCAGCGCGGTGCCGTATCTGTACTTCACCGTGGTCGCGCTCGACGGTATCCAGGACCTGTTCTCCGACCGCACGCTCACCCTGGGCCTGCTCAACACCGAGCAGCAGAAGCTCGCCGAGGCGCTCCGGCTGCGCTGGGAGCTCACCCAGCAGTACTGGTCCCGCATCGCCCGCTTCAACGACGACCGCTGGCCCCTGGAGGACATTCCCTGGCGTACGACGGGACAGAAGCTGGAGTCCGAGTACTTCTCCCTCTCCGTCGCCGCCATCCTCGTGCACGACCTGATGCGGCGCCGGGCCACCGACGACGACCTGACCCGCACTGTCGGCGTCATGGAACGCCTCGCCGAACGCGGCCGCATCACCAGCCGGATGACCCGCGAGGACCCCATGGTCCACCAGCTGCACAACGTGGGCGTCGCCCTGCCGTTGCAGGGCAGCGAGCGGATCGGCCCGCCCATGACGTGGTCCATGACCGACTTCTCGGCCCAGCTGCTGAAGCGGACCGTCCAGCTGTGCACGCTGTCGCGCAACCTCGCCTCGCACGACCGGCTGCTCAGACTCGCCGAGGACATCTTCGACCACATGTGGCGGCGCCGTATCCGCGACGGCGAGGGCGTCGGCCTGTGGGACAACATCCACGCCGCCTATCCCGACGCGGAGATCCACAAGCGTCGCGTCCCGGTGTCGTGGAGCATCACCGAGCGGGTCACCGAGGTGATGGTCCAGGCCCACGAGATGTACCGCCAGCCACCGATCCGCAGCCTCGAACTCACCGAGCTGGCAAGGGCGTTGCTCAGCGAGTCCGCCCACCTCCTGGGCAACGAACAGATGGAACCCGCGCCCACGGACGCCGGCCGGCACGGAATGGAACTCAGGAACATCGAGGTCAAGTTGCGCCGCGCCCGCAGCCTCGTGGACGAACAGCCGGGTACGGCCTACGCGTTGACGCTCGACGTGCTGGGACAGCTCGACTCGCTCGCCCGCGCCCGCGAAGCCGCGGACCGGGGAGTGTGA
- a CDS encoding SCO2522 family protein: MTEAVFRETTAEPVTKSVPLSHLSLELGHLYMEDFEAGPDRLREHFAEVRIWVDAVRASAARRSKRPRISTCFLIDDYFTRFSTPAELIPMVLKEAEKAGLVIDYLARESACAVADRIELAESVMHRLVESPPPGSYGSRPPVSQTGWLANGQRTPTMSRSALGEVKGWQPPQETAARNHSVFMDVELWSEKDGRRLWSCPFLAAVWQLARLGLLRHLGEPVLEPQEWKSEEFPHDWDRLPPLIKLTHTTAAFSAYRTCTLMPNRFLAVEDAVRLILDQIDVDAGALQQVADRSAGEGMAVPAAVAQRATYVFYEEPGDSSAVEGT; this comes from the coding sequence ATGACCGAAGCCGTCTTCCGGGAGACCACCGCCGAGCCCGTCACCAAGTCCGTACCGCTGTCCCATCTCTCCCTGGAGCTGGGCCACCTCTACATGGAGGACTTCGAGGCCGGGCCCGACCGGCTGCGCGAGCACTTCGCCGAGGTACGGATCTGGGTGGACGCCGTGCGTGCCTCCGCCGCCCGCCGCAGCAAGCGGCCGCGCATCAGCACCTGCTTCCTGATCGACGACTACTTCACCCGCTTCTCCACCCCGGCCGAGCTGATCCCGATGGTGCTGAAGGAGGCCGAGAAGGCCGGCCTCGTCATCGACTACCTCGCCCGCGAGTCGGCCTGCGCGGTCGCCGACCGCATCGAGCTCGCGGAATCGGTCATGCACCGCCTCGTCGAGTCGCCGCCGCCGGGCAGCTACGGCTCCCGTCCGCCCGTCAGCCAGACCGGCTGGCTCGCCAACGGCCAGCGCACGCCCACGATGTCCCGCAGCGCCCTGGGCGAGGTCAAGGGCTGGCAGCCGCCCCAGGAGACCGCGGCCCGCAACCACTCGGTCTTCATGGATGTCGAGCTGTGGTCCGAGAAGGACGGCCGGCGGCTGTGGTCCTGCCCTTTCCTGGCCGCCGTATGGCAACTGGCCCGGCTGGGGCTGTTACGGCACCTCGGTGAGCCCGTGCTGGAGCCGCAGGAATGGAAGAGCGAGGAGTTCCCGCACGACTGGGACCGGCTGCCGCCGCTGATCAAGCTCACCCACACGACAGCGGCCTTCAGCGCGTACCGCACCTGCACGCTCATGCCGAACCGGTTCCTCGCCGTCGAGGACGCCGTCCGGCTCATACTGGACCAGATAGACGTCGACGCGGGGGCGCTGCAGCAGGTCGCCGACCGGTCCGCCGGTGAGGGGATGGCGGTACCCGCCGCCGTCGCACAGCGCGCCACCTACGTCTTCTACGAGGAGCCCGGCGACTCCTCCGCGGTCGAGGGGACCTGA
- a CDS encoding SCO2521 family protein, with translation MTAALGQSARSVLACGEVRTCLLPSFQALDGRAAAQLLRLRADEHVRVSERPTMYALSPEVLTGVDCRLPTSNGSKVRAVGTVVARAALTEGRLLQSTAYFSTPAAGPDIRRPWGQYLVRPGLVEPFGKLPQQATAEGVLRGAGRGELDLGTIAEGLLTQLRRHALLDRRVPFKSRPTHLRWVARRQPEGERASLTNFTVAEGGLRTMELRLPEDVPAAAAAGLCEDLALHDWLLTTVQQMLDNSRIGAADGPSVVEALHPIVVHLLHLWMPRAHVDPALGHVWDVLEEKPGFSRQWEKLSRRIRDRLALQAVTMPHQALSPR, from the coding sequence ATGACGGCGGCCCTGGGACAGTCGGCGCGTTCGGTCCTCGCCTGCGGTGAGGTGCGTACCTGTCTTCTGCCGTCCTTCCAGGCGCTGGACGGCCGGGCCGCCGCCCAGCTGCTCAGGCTGCGCGCCGACGAACACGTCCGGGTCTCCGAGCGGCCCACCATGTACGCCCTTTCCCCCGAGGTACTGACCGGGGTGGACTGCCGGCTGCCCACCTCCAACGGCAGCAAGGTCCGGGCCGTCGGCACGGTCGTCGCCCGCGCGGCGCTGACCGAGGGCCGCCTGTTGCAGTCGACCGCCTACTTCAGCACCCCGGCCGCCGGCCCCGACATCCGGCGCCCCTGGGGGCAGTACCTGGTACGGCCGGGCCTGGTCGAGCCGTTCGGCAAGCTGCCCCAACAGGCCACGGCGGAGGGCGTGTTGCGTGGTGCCGGGCGCGGTGAGCTCGACCTCGGGACGATCGCCGAGGGCCTGCTGACCCAGCTCCGCCGCCACGCGCTGCTCGACCGCAGGGTGCCCTTCAAGTCCCGGCCCACGCACCTGCGTTGGGTCGCAAGGCGGCAGCCCGAGGGCGAGCGCGCGTCCCTGACGAACTTCACCGTGGCCGAGGGCGGACTGCGGACCATGGAGTTACGGCTGCCGGAGGACGTCCCGGCCGCCGCCGCAGCCGGTCTGTGTGAGGATCTCGCCCTGCACGACTGGCTTTTGACGACAGTTCAGCAGATGCTGGACAACAGCCGGATCGGCGCGGCGGACGGGCCCTCGGTCGTCGAGGCGCTGCATCCGATCGTGGTGCATCTACTGCATCTGTGGATGCCGCGCGCACACGTGGACCCCGCGCTGGGGCACGTGTGGGATGTGCTGGAAGAGAAACCGGGGTTCTCCCGTCAGTGGGAGAAACTCAGCCGGCGCATCAGAGACCGACTGGCCCTGCAGGCCGTCACGATGCCGCACCAGGCGCTCAGCCCGCGCTGA
- a CDS encoding SCO2523 family variant P-loop protein — protein MLIFAASDKGGTGRSVTSANLAYHRALAGDDVCYLDFDFGSPTAVAVFDVADAREATEDRGLHAYLIGEVSEPERIDVWAKTEHQVLRDPPPGCGRLVLMPGDLSGGEFATTDDNLRRCVDLLMKLYHEFDLVIVDLSAGRSYAVDMALEATAQREMSELTARWLVFHRWTRQHVAAAASLVFGRRGIVAGGVHRGHDEEALRGAIRFVRAAVPDPESPLWSQVSPTQSAWMRKTDGDLKQLASTAGIGYSQVLGSVPLEPVLQWREQLITDVDVLDSQIANQETWQALSQLAARLTDDKYWEEA, from the coding sequence GTGCTGATCTTCGCCGCCTCCGACAAGGGAGGCACGGGCCGCTCCGTCACCAGTGCCAACCTCGCCTACCACCGGGCGCTGGCCGGGGACGACGTCTGCTACCTGGACTTCGACTTCGGCTCGCCCACCGCGGTGGCCGTCTTCGACGTGGCCGACGCCCGCGAGGCCACCGAGGACCGCGGCCTGCACGCCTACCTGATAGGCGAGGTCAGCGAGCCGGAACGGATCGACGTCTGGGCCAAGACCGAACACCAGGTGCTGCGCGACCCGCCGCCCGGCTGCGGCCGGCTCGTGCTGATGCCCGGCGACCTCAGCGGCGGCGAGTTCGCCACCACCGACGACAACCTGCGCCGGTGCGTCGACCTGCTGATGAAGCTGTACCACGAGTTCGACCTGGTCATCGTCGACCTCAGCGCCGGCCGCTCCTACGCCGTCGACATGGCCCTGGAGGCCACCGCACAGCGCGAGATGAGCGAGCTCACGGCCCGCTGGCTGGTCTTCCACCGCTGGACCCGCCAGCATGTGGCGGCCGCCGCGAGCCTGGTCTTCGGCAGGCGCGGCATCGTCGCCGGCGGCGTCCACCGCGGCCACGACGAGGAGGCGCTGCGGGGCGCCATCCGCTTCGTACGGGCCGCCGTACCGGACCCCGAATCGCCGCTGTGGTCCCAGGTCTCGCCCACCCAGTCGGCGTGGATGCGCAAGACCGACGGCGACCTCAAGCAGCTCGCCTCCACCGCAGGGATCGGCTACAGCCAGGTCCTCGGCTCCGTGCCCCTCGAACCGGTCCTGCAGTGGCGCGAGCAGCTCATCACCGACGTGGACGTGCTCGACAGCCAGATCGCCAACCAGGAGACATGGCAGGCGCTGAGCCAGCTGGCCGCACGGCTGACCGACGACAAGTACTGGGAGGAGGCATGA
- a CDS encoding GNAT family N-acetyltransferase, producing MAVPEERFPFPGGTTDQAFFADSAERPLTMRGVTEADLPELLRVDREVFPEEPYPYFVLRQHFDAHGDRFLVLDDGACLHGYVLFVNTSDGYVCWVLSLAVSADQRGRGLGKRLMLEVLRQLRRERVHEVRLTVEPTNAAAIQLYRSLGFSTEGGVHRDYLGPGEDRLIMTLGLGLGLGMGPGVGAKLG from the coding sequence ATGGCTGTACCGGAGGAACGTTTCCCTTTCCCGGGCGGCACGACTGACCAGGCATTCTTCGCCGACAGCGCCGAGCGGCCGCTGACCATGAGGGGCGTCACCGAGGCGGATCTGCCCGAACTCCTCCGCGTGGACAGGGAGGTCTTCCCCGAGGAGCCGTACCCCTACTTCGTGCTGCGCCAGCACTTCGACGCGCACGGCGACCGCTTCCTCGTCCTCGACGACGGCGCCTGCCTGCACGGCTATGTCCTCTTCGTCAACACGTCGGACGGCTACGTGTGTTGGGTCCTGAGCCTGGCCGTCAGCGCCGACCAGCGGGGCCGTGGGCTGGGCAAGCGGCTGATGCTCGAGGTGCTGCGGCAGTTGCGCAGGGAGCGGGTCCATGAGGTGAGGCTGACCGTGGAGCCGACGAATGCGGCGGCGATCCAGCTGTACCGGTCGCTGGGGTTCTCGACCGAGGGAGGGGTGCACCGGGACTACCTGGGGCCCGGGGAGGACCGGCTGATCATGACGTTGGGGCTGGGGCTGGGGTTGGGGATGGGGCCGGGGGTAGGTGCGAAGCTGGGGTAA